From a single Mangifera indica cultivar Alphonso chromosome 19, CATAS_Mindica_2.1, whole genome shotgun sequence genomic region:
- the LOC123203028 gene encoding ethylene-responsive transcription factor LEP-like, giving the protein MENFPSLLYRNPKRSSRQSSLYLGVRRRPWGRYAAEIRNPHTKARHWLGTFDTAEEAAIAYDLSSISFSGIENARTNFYYPFMSFPSPPLPPPLPPPPPLPTPALKEGDQFCIECASPMEEDDESLVIASILQSFYQSASNNNSFCP; this is encoded by the coding sequence ATGGAAAACTTCCCGTCATTGCTTTACAGGAACCCCAAGAGGAGCTCAAGACAGTCAAGCCTATACCTCGGAGTGCGGCGGAGACCATGGGGAAGATACGCAGCTGAGATTAGAAACCCTCATACAAAAGCGAGGCATTGGCTAGGCACATTTGACACTGCTGAAGAAGCTGCAATCGCTTATGATCTTTCTTCCATATCTTTCAGTGGTATAGAGAATGCTCGGACGAATTTTTACTACCCGTTTATGTCATTCCCCTCTCCTCCACTTCCGCCACCTCTGCCACCTCCACCCCCGCTGCCTACGCCTGCGTTGAAAGAGGGTGATCAGTTTTGTATTGAGTGCGCGAGTCCAATGGAAGAGGATGATGAATCTCTTGTTATTGCTTCTATCTTGCAGAGTTTTTACCAATCTGCTAGCAATAACAATTCCTTCTGTCCCTAA
- the LOC123203686 gene encoding laccase-14-like produces the protein MKVSCLQVFSILLFAGILHCRAHSRYTFVVEETRYTRLCSNTTILTVNGKYPGPTIHVHRGDTIIVDVINKAKYNITIHWHGVMQPRNPWSDGPEWITQCPIQPGAKFTQTIIFSTEEGTLWWHAHSDWARATVHGAVVIYPQKETTYPFPKPHAEVPIILGNWWKSTIYDVYNEFLRIGGDPNASDAYTINGQPGDLYPCSSPGTFTLNVDYGLTYLLRLINAAMQDMLFFAVANHSLTVVGSDASYTKPFTSDYITISPGQTIDVLLHADQMPGRYYMAAKAYASTFNYTFDRTTTTAIIQYSGNCPPSSTPSFPNLPVYNDTNASVSFTGRLRSLADENHPVDVPMNITQKLFYTVSVNSSPCPSRTCSGPNGTRLYSSVNNISFVNPSMAILEAYYKGINGVFGTHFPDVPPMEFNYTAEYLPFDLQAAQPGTEVKVLDYGSTIEIVFQGTSLIFGADNPMHLHGFSFYVVGWGLGTFNKDKDPLTYNLVDPPLQNTIAVPIDGWTTIRFKADNPGVWFMHCHLDRHASWGMNTVFIVRNGKASNARMLPPPRMPPC, from the exons ATGAAGGTCTCCTGTTTACAAGTCTTTAGCATTCTACTTTTTGCTGGAATCCTCCACTGCCGTGCTCATTCTCGTTACACTTTTGTG GTGGAAGAAACTCGATACACAAGACTTTGCAGCAATACTACCATCTTGACGGTGAATGGAAAGTACCCAGGACCAACAATTCACGTACACAGAGGAGATACAATCATTGTTGATGTTATCAACAAGGCCAAATATAACATCACAATTCACTG GCATGGAGTGATGCAGCCTCGGAATCCATGGTCTGATGGACCTGAATGGATAACACAATGCCCTATTCAACCAGGAGCAAAATTTACTCAGACGATAATATTTTCAACTGAAGAAGGGACTCTTTGGTGGCATGCTCATAGCGATTGGGCTCGAGCCACCGTTCACGGTGCAGTAGTAATATACCCCCAGAAGGAAACCACCTACCCGTTTCCAAAACCTCATGCCGAAGTTCCTATCATATTAG GAAACTGGTGGAAGAGCACTATTTATGATGTGTATAATGAATTTCTTCGGATCGGAGGCGATCCAAATGCGTCAGATGCATACACGATCAATGGTCAACCTGGTGATCTTTATCCGTGTTCAAGCCCAG GAACATTTACCCTAAACGTTGACTACGGCTTGACTTATCTTCTCCGATTAATCAACGCCGCCATGCAAGACATGCTGTTCTTCGCAGTGGCAAATCATTCTCTAACAGTGGTAGGATCCGACGCCAGCTACACAAAGCCCTTCACAAGCGATTACATCACAATTTCGCCTGGCCAAACCATTGACGTTTTGCTGCACGCCGATCAAATGCCTGGCCGCTATTACATGGCAGCCAAAGCTTACGCCAGTACGTTTAATTATACTTTCGACAGAACCACCACCACCGCCATTATTCAATACAGTGGAAATTGCCCTCCTTCGTCAACTCCCTCGTTCCCTAATCTTCCTGTTTATAATGACACAAATGCATCAGTGAGTTTCACTGGAAGACTTCGAAGCTTAGCTGATGAAAATCACCCTGTCGATGTCCCAATGAATATTACCCAGAAATTATTTTACACTGTTTCGGTGAACTCATCTCCATGTCCTAGCAGAACATGTTCGGGGCCAAATGGAACGAGGCTTTATTCTAGTGTAAACAATATAAGCTTTGTGAACCCATCCATGGCTATACTGGAAGCTTATTATAAAGGTATCAATGGAGTTTTTGGGACTCATTTTCCAGATGTTCCACCAATGGAGTTCAATTACACAGCTGAATATTTGCCGTTCGATTTACAGGCAGCACAACCGGGCACTGAGGTGAAAGTGCTAGATTATGGCTCTACTATTGAGATTGTTTTTCAAGGAACAAGTCTTATTTTTGGGGCAGATAACCCCATGCATTTACATGGATTCAGTTTCTATGTGGTTGGATGGGGGCTCGGAACTTTCAACAAAGATAAAGATCCATTGACCTATAATCTCGTTGATCCTCCTCTTCAAAACACCATTGCTGTCCCGATAGACGGATGGACCACCATTCGATTCAAGGCAGATAATCCCG GAGTATGGTTCATGCACTGCCATTTGGATAGGCATGCGAGCTGGGGGATGAATACTGTGTTTATAGTGAGAAACGGCAAAGCATCAAATGCTCGTATGTTACCTCCTCCACGTATGCCACCGTGTTGA